The following is a genomic window from Selenomonadales bacterium.
ACTGCTGCCGCCCGCTGTGACAGGCACCGCCTCTTCCTCTGCGGATGATTGCCATAAGGCAATTACCATGACCGCCAATAATAATACGATGCCTATTTTTCGCGGAAACTCCCACCAGATAATGCGACACGACCTCTTTTTGTTCCACATAACGGACTCCCCTGCCTGTACCATGATTCATGGCAATATATGAAGGAAGTCCGTTTTTTATTCGCGATATTATTGCAAGTATCTTGATTGACCGTCCCCCGTCATAGACGAATAGAGTGCCTTGTTGATACTGCGGCTGATGATACGCGCCATATCTGCGATAAGCCTGTCGATATCGCGCGGTGTCACCATCAGTCGGCTCAACGCTTCAGGCATATTGGCGCGCAGGATCGCTCGTCTGCGGTCTTCCGTCACACGTTCTCCGCGTGCGAATCGGCAAGCTACCTGTCCTGTTCTCTCAAGGCTGTGCAAAATATCGAGCGCGATCGTCGAAGCATAAATAACAGTCGGCACGCCGACAGCGATCACAGGCACGCCCATCGACTCCTTATCAATGCCGAATCTCCGATTGCCGACACCCGACCCGGGATGTATCCCCGTATCAGAAAGCTGGACCGTCGTTGCCACTCGCTTGCTCGATGAAGAAGCAAGTGCATCAACTGCTATGATGACAGCAGGCTGTACGTGCTCTGCGACACCACGCAGGATCTCGGCCGTTTCGATACCCGTCACACCAAGCACTCCCGGAGCGAACGAGCAGACCGAACGCACACTCCTCGCCGCCTCATCCGTCATCATCTCCCGCATATGACGCGTCACGAATACACCTTCCACCGTACGCGGACCGAGCGCATCAGGCGTACTGCTTCGATTGCCCAGCCCCACAACGAGCACTGTCCCCTCCTGCGGGATCATCTCCTGCACTTCTCGCGCAAGCAGACGAACCAACTGCTGCTCTGCCTGCGCATCTTTGCCGACACTGTCCTTCACCTCAAACGTCACATACGTTCCCTGCTTCTTGCCGAGTGCACGTGATGCCGATTCCGTTTCGATACGTACCTTCGTCACCTTCACATCATCTGTCTGCTTTTCCTCTACCATGATACCCGACACCGATGAGCGCACCTCTTCTGCCATCATCTCTCGCGCCTCGAGTGCCAAGTCTGTACGAAACATATTTTCCTCCATCAGCCCACCTCCATCGACCTTCTCAAAAAAAATCATCGTTATCCAAAATAATTCCCGCAACTTACGAAAAATATTACTTGCTTTTTCCTTCAAGACGTGATAAACTACTTCAAGTAATGTACTTATAGGGAGGTGAATCTCTTGCCGAATATTAAATCTTCTATCCGCAGTGTAAAAACCGATGCTGAATTGAATGCAAAAAATTCCGCTGTTAAATCTTCGATCAGAAAAGCAGTTCGCAAACTGAACGAAGCGATTGAAGCAGGTCAAACGGAAGAAGCGAAAAACCTCCTGACGAACGCTGTCAGCGGTTTCGACAAAGCCGTACAGAAAGGCATCGTTCATAAAAATACCGCCGCTCGCAAAAAATCGCGTTTGGCACAGAAAGTTAACGCTATGGCATAATGATGCACTTAAAACGCTTACCGAATCGGTAAGCGTTTTTTTGTTGCCTGTACCAAAAGAACCGAGAAGCACACCTGCTTCTCGGTTCTTTTATCTTCTTGCCATACAAAGTGATATGATGACTTCTTCCAGCACCGCACCGTCCGTACGCCCGCTTTTGAGTGCTTGTTCGGCATCTGCCAAGTCGCACATAGCGCGTCTGAGTGATGTGAGAGAAAAGTTTTTGCTTTGGCGAACAAGTTTTTCGGCAATGAACGAATGACGGATACCCGTTTCACGCATCAAGTCGTCCATATTGCCGCCACTGCCTGCCACTGCGCTTGCCTGCCACAGCATACGCACTTGTCTTGCCAACAGTACTGTTGTCTTGATAAGAGGCACACCGCTGTCTTCTTGTTGTCTGAGAAGCTTGGCAACCTCAGCTGTTTTCTTATCACCGAGCGCATCCAAAAGACGGAATACAGACGCTTCGGGAATCGCCGCCATGCTCTCTGTCAGCACCGCGCGGTCTATCATTTTTTTGTCCGTATATAAGGAAGCTTTTTTCATCTCCTGCTCGACGAAATCGAGCGATATCTCGTTCATCAAATTCAACACCGACAGAAGATACTGCATTCCGTCAGCCGTTATGCGGATACCCAGCTCCTTCGACCTCTTCTGTATCCACGGAGAAAGTTCTTTCGGTTTGAGCGGCTCGCACTCGATGACTGCCGCACATTTTTTGACAGCTTTCGCTATCTTTTTACGACCGTCTATCTTCCCCTGCACAACGAGCACCAGTCGGCAATCGTCAGGGACATTCGCTACCAATTCGGCGATGCGCTCTTCGTCCGCTGTATTACCGCGCCCCGATTGGAGCCATCCTGCATCACGCACCAAAACGCCGTACCGCCCGCCGAAGAACGGTACACTGTTCACTGCCTCCGCAAGCACAGCATACGACGGCATCTCTTCTATGATATGCAGATTCGCGTCCCACTCCTCGCGCGGCAGATGATCTTCCAGCACTTGATTCGTATATTGCCGCACCAGATATTGCTCACTTCCGCAAAAGACATACACGCGATGTGATTCTTTTATCTTTTTTTCATGATCCAAATACATAGCTTTGTTCTCCATTTATTGCTCGGCTATCCGCACGCCGTCTTCATCGGCTTCTATCAATACATATCCGCGTTCATCGATGCGCCACACATCAACATCCTGTTCTGTCAATCGCTTGAGTACAGTCGGATGCGGATGACCGAACGAATTTCGATATCCTGCCGAAATGACCGCATACTTGGGCGCACACTGAGCCAAAAACTCTGCCGAAGTCGATGTCTTCGACCCATGATGCGCAACACACAGCACATCACTTGCCACATCAAGATTCTGCATCAATATCGATTCTTCCTGCAATGATTCCATATCACCCGTAAACAAAAATCGTTTACCTGCATACGATACGCGTACCAGATTCGACGCTTCGTTGCCGCGACGCTGTCCCTGCATCTCTGTCGGTGCGTGCAGGATCTCTATCGTCACACCGTCTATCTCGCGTTTTGCATTACTATCGGCATACTCGACCGCCCGATACCGCTCGTCTTGACGGAGCAGGTTGCGGATACTCTTCGACTGATGCTCTCTCGCCACAATGACCGTATCGACAGGTATCGCACGCACGACTTCTGCCGCACCGCCCGCGTGGTCTTGATGCCCGTGTGTCAGCACCATCATATCGAGCTCTTTTACACCTGCATAACGAAGATACGGCACAACGACACGCAGTCCCGCATCATACGCACCGTCACCGCGACCGAATCGACCGCCTGCATCAATGAGGATAAATCTCTTATTCGGCGTTTCAACGAGTGCCGCATTGCCCTGTCCCACATCGAGATAATGGACACGCATCTTATCTTCCGCAGGCATCATCAGATATGCACAACCGACGATAAAGAAACATACGACAGCGATACCGACCTTCTTCCACGACAACCTGCTCCACAGCATAGCTACGCTCGGAAGCACGTTCGGATGATAACCGAACAGCCAGAGAAGCACAACGTAATAGCCTGCACCCCACCACAAGGATATCTCGGACACATCGACCGATGCAAACGGCATCATCGCAAAGAGGCGTACTTCTTCCATTGCCAAGCCAAGCAAAAGCCCGCAGCCGACAAGACAGATCGTGCCGCCCCACGTCCACAGGCACGATATCAATAAGCCGACCAGACCAAGCACCATCGTAATCTCCAAAAACGGAACGATCGTCAAGTTGGCTATCACACTGCTGAGCGATATCCGATGAAAATACCACACGATAAACGGCACCGTCGCCAGCTGTGCGGCGATCGTCACCCCGATACTGCTCGCCATCCATCTCGGCAGGCGCGTCATTCGTTCTTCCAATTTGGGCACGAGATAGATAATACCTGCCGTCGATGCGAACGATAACTGATAGCTGATATCGAAGATAAGTGCAGGCTCATATGCCAGCATCCCGACTGCGACGAGCGACAGCGCATTGCGCGCATCACGCTGACGATGAAATGATAGCGCGCCGAATGTTGCCATGCCCATCACGACGGCACGAATGACAGGTGGTGTCATACCTGCCATCAACGCATATCCGGAAATAACACTCGTCACCACGATGAACTGCAGCACACCGCGGAGCCGAAGCAGACAACAGACAATGAGCACAAAGCTCGACACCACCGCAATATGCGCGCCCGATACCGACAAAATATGGATAATACCGAGTACCGAAAAATTCTCTATCCATGCGGGCGGTATCCCATAATATCCGCCGAACAAGATCGCAAACAAAACAGCCGCATCTCGTTCGGAGAGAACACTTATAAGCCGCTCTCTTACCGATTGGCGAAGGTCGGCGACCCATCTATGCCAATCTCCTTCTGTCTGCGCGACCCATACATCATCATCCTGCACAGTCATGCGACCGTACACACCATCACGAGCATACATCCCCGCTCGATCAATGCGTCCCGGATTTTGAAAGTCACGAATCTCCTTCACCTTACCGTACACGTTGATGATATCACCGATACGCGCATCGTGTTTCTCTTTATCTGCATAAGCCGTCACAAAAACAGTCGCATCAGGGTTCGCGATGTCCGTCCCCTTTTGCAAGCGCAGCACATCGACGGTATACGTCACCTGCTTCGTTTTCTCGTCAAGCGATATCGGCCTTGCTTCTTTCGTGCTGATGCCCGTTATCAAAACATCCTGCCCGATCCACTCCTCGAGCGGGTTGATCTTCTCCGCATCAGACAACTGCATCACAAGGCATCCGCCCGCTAAAAAGAGCAGCGATACCGTGATAAGCCCATGTTTTGCCTTCTTTATCATCACCGCCAGATGGCAGGTAAGCGCAAGTACGAACAACGCACACCCGATCCGCCAATCTGAGCATTGACTGCCGAGCCAAACGCCGAGAACGAAACCGATCGCTATAGAATTGACAAGCACCGTACTCGTCTGTTTCATATCGTTCTCCTATTCCACCCGAATCAAGGGCTTCATCTTCTCGTATTTTTTCTTACCGATCCCTTTTACTCGCTGGATATCAGCGACCGTAGGGAATCTTCCGTTCGCCTCACGATATGCTATGATTCGTTTGGCGAGCGCAGGACCGATACCGGGCAGTCTGTCCAGCTCCGTTATGCTTGCCGTATTGATATTGACAGGTCCGCTCACTGTAACTTTTTTCTTCTTTCTTGCAGACTTTTTCGTTTCTTTCGTCTGTGAAACCTCTGCCTGCACAGGTGCAACACGTATCACCTGTCCGTCGATGAGTTCTGCCGACACGTCGACGCCATCCATCTTCGCCTCGGGCAAAATACCTCCGCACGCTTCTATTGCATCGATGACACGCATCCCATTCACGAGCGCGATACTGCCCTGCTGGCGCACCGCACCCTCGACACGCACAACGACCGTTTCTGCTTCACGCACCTCCGGGCGACCGCTGATATACACACTGATACAGACCAATATAAGAGCCATGATCGTCACGATCCACAGCTGTCTGTGCTTATCCATACGGTCCACCTCCACAAGCAGTTTCTTTATTTACTTCCTCTTTTCGAGCGTATTCCCCTGCTTTTTTTGACAATTTTTTCATCTATCATTCGCAAACATCTTCACTATCAAAAGCAAAAGGCGAACTGTCGATGCAGTCCGCCCATGTTTATGCTATTTTTATTTCACTACGATATTGACGAGTTTTTTCGGTACACAGATAACTTTTACGACCTGTTTGTCACCGATG
Proteins encoded in this region:
- a CDS encoding GPR endopeptidase; the protein is MEENMFRTDLALEAREMMAEEVRSSVSGIMVEEKQTDDVKVTKVRIETESASRALGKKQGTYVTFEVKDSVGKDAQAEQQLVRLLAREVQEMIPQEGTVLVVGLGNRSSTPDALGPRTVEGVFVTRHMREMMTDEAARSVRSVCSFAPGVLGVTGIETAEILRGVAEHVQPAVIIAVDALASSSSKRVATTVQLSDTGIHPGSGVGNRRFGIDKESMGVPVIAVGVPTVIYASTIALDILHSLERTGQVACRFARGERVTEDRRRAILRANMPEALSRLMVTPRDIDRLIADMARIISRSINKALYSSMTGDGQSRYLQ
- a CDS encoding DNA internalization-related competence protein ComEC/Rec2, translating into MKQTSTVLVNSIAIGFVLGVWLGSQCSDWRIGCALFVLALTCHLAVMIKKAKHGLITVSLLFLAGGCLVMQLSDAEKINPLEEWIGQDVLITGISTKEARPISLDEKTKQVTYTVDVLRLQKGTDIANPDATVFVTAYADKEKHDARIGDIINVYGKVKEIRDFQNPGRIDRAGMYARDGVYGRMTVQDDDVWVAQTEGDWHRWVADLRQSVRERLISVLSERDAAVLFAILFGGYYGIPPAWIENFSVLGIIHILSVSGAHIAVVSSFVLIVCCLLRLRGVLQFIVVTSVISGYALMAGMTPPVIRAVVMGMATFGALSFHRQRDARNALSLVAVGMLAYEPALIFDISYQLSFASTAGIIYLVPKLEERMTRLPRWMASSIGVTIAAQLATVPFIVWYFHRISLSSVIANLTIVPFLEITMVLGLVGLLISCLWTWGGTICLVGCGLLLGLAMEEVRLFAMMPFASVDVSEISLWWGAGYYVVLLWLFGYHPNVLPSVAMLWSRLSWKKVGIAVVCFFIVGCAYLMMPAEDKMRVHYLDVGQGNAALVETPNKRFILIDAGGRFGRGDGAYDAGLRVVVPYLRYAGVKELDMMVLTHGHQDHAGGAAEVVRAIPVDTVIVAREHQSKSIRNLLRQDERYRAVEYADSNAKREIDGVTIEILHAPTEMQGQRRGNEASNLVRVSYAGKRFLFTGDMESLQEESILMQNLDVASDVLCVAHHGSKTSTSAEFLAQCAPKYAVISAGYRNSFGHPHPTVLKRLTEQDVDVWRIDERGYVLIEADEDGVRIAEQ
- a CDS encoding ComEA family DNA-binding protein → MDKHRQLWIVTIMALILVCISVYISGRPEVREAETVVVRVEGAVRQQGSIALVNGMRVIDAIEACGGILPEAKMDGVDVSAELIDGQVIRVAPVQAEVSQTKETKKSARKKKKVTVSGPVNINTASITELDRLPGIGPALAKRIIAYREANGRFPTVADIQRVKGIGKKKYEKMKPLIRVE
- the rpsT gene encoding 30S ribosomal protein S20; translation: MPNIKSSIRSVKTDAELNAKNSAVKSSIRKAVRKLNEAIEAGQTEEAKNLLTNAVSGFDKAVQKGIVHKNTAARKKSRLAQKVNAMA
- the holA gene encoding DNA polymerase III subunit delta produces the protein MYLDHEKKIKESHRVYVFCGSEQYLVRQYTNQVLEDHLPREEWDANLHIIEEMPSYAVLAEAVNSVPFFGGRYGVLVRDAGWLQSGRGNTADEERIAELVANVPDDCRLVLVVQGKIDGRKKIAKAVKKCAAVIECEPLKPKELSPWIQKRSKELGIRITADGMQYLLSVLNLMNEISLDFVEQEMKKASLYTDKKMIDRAVLTESMAAIPEASVFRLLDALGDKKTAEVAKLLRQQEDSGVPLIKTTVLLARQVRMLWQASAVAGSGGNMDDLMRETGIRHSFIAEKLVRQSKNFSLTSLRRAMCDLADAEQALKSGRTDGAVLEEVIISLCMARR